Proteins encoded together in one Streptomyces sp. TLI_171 window:
- a CDS encoding GNAT family N-acetyltransferase, giving the protein MPTDHWPLPGLRVRSPRLELRLPTEHELAELADAAAEHGVVTPGTRPFRSTWAYGTPTERARAVLRATWRSQADWTPEAWALLLTVFLDGRPIGVQSIRATDFAVRRETLSGSWLTLPHHGRGLGTEARSAVLHLAFAGLHAEDATSASYTDNPASIAVSRRLGYRPDGLERENRHGEPATTQRFRLTRTDWEATARPEVHLAGVAACAELFGM; this is encoded by the coding sequence GAACTGCGACTGCCCACCGAGCACGAACTCGCCGAACTCGCGGACGCCGCCGCCGAGCACGGCGTCGTCACCCCCGGCACCCGCCCCTTCCGCTCCACCTGGGCGTACGGAACACCCACCGAACGCGCCCGCGCCGTCCTCAGAGCCACCTGGCGATCCCAGGCCGACTGGACGCCGGAGGCGTGGGCGCTGCTGCTCACGGTCTTCCTCGACGGCCGCCCGATCGGCGTCCAGTCCATCCGGGCCACGGACTTCGCGGTCCGCCGGGAGACCCTCTCCGGCTCCTGGCTGACCCTCCCGCACCACGGCCGCGGACTCGGCACCGAGGCCCGCTCCGCGGTGCTCCACCTCGCCTTCGCCGGCCTGCACGCCGAGGACGCCACCTCCGCCTCCTACACCGACAACCCCGCCTCCATCGCCGTCTCCCGCCGCCTCGGCTACCGCCCCGACGGCCTCGAACGCGAGAACCGCCACGGCGAACCCGCCACCACCCAGCGCTTCCGCCTCACCCGCACGGACTGGGAGGCCACGGCGCGCCCCGAGGTCCACCTCGCCGGCGTGGCCGCGTGCGCGGAGCTGTTCGGGATGTGA